Proteins encoded in a region of the Suricata suricatta isolate VVHF042 chromosome 10, meerkat_22Aug2017_6uvM2_HiC, whole genome shotgun sequence genome:
- the BIN2 gene encoding bridging integrator 2 isoform X1 gives MAEGKAGGAAGLFAKQVQKKFSRAQEKVLQKLGKTVETKDERFEQSANNFYQQQAEGQKLYKDLKNFLSAVKVMHESSKRVSETLQEIYSSEWDGHEELKAIVGNNDLLWEDYEEKLADQAVRTMENYVAQFSEIKERIAKRGRKLVDYDSARHHLEALQNAKKKDEAKTAKAEEEFNKAQSVFEDLNQELLEELPALYHSRIGCYVTIFQNISNLRDVLYREMSKLNHSLYEVMSKLEKQHSNKVFVVKGVSSSSRRSVVISSPVRTSEVSSPPTSPTSPSALSLKNETDSISATEEELASDLAQQEDDSETKEPLKDKEVEEEESEASSSEEEEPLPACNGPAQAQPPPAIEGGKSQEEALPCSLSPSPGRPLIPSEQPASPPEVVLRTRTSSEGSEQPKKRAPVQRISAPPNRPPPPRATPSPRHSSGNMPPSPPTSEQGSPTSPRASLGTSPDPQPPEKPVRTPEAREKESIGNLNPELCTSSTEMSSEVFAETDKAKEVEDKEENNKPGLADSPESQDLQLHVSAVLEESKAMAPAPQEEASTVQND, from the exons GTTCTGCAGAAGTTGGGGAAGACTGTGGAAACCAAAGATGAACGGTTTGAACAAAGTGCCAACAACTTCTACCAGCAGCAG GCAGAAGGCCAGAAGCTGTACAAGGACCTGAAGAACTTCCTCAGCGCTGTCAAAG TCATGCATGAAAGCTCGAAGAGAGTGTCAGAAACCCTGCAGGAGATCTACAGCAGTGAGTGGGACGGTCACGAAGAGCTGAAGGCCATCGTCGGG AACAATGATCTCCTTTGGGAAGACTATGAAGAGAAACTGGCTGACCAAGCAGTGAGAACCATGGAAAACTACGTGGCCCAGTTCAGCGAGATCAAG GAAAGAATTGCCAAGCGGGGTCGGAAACTTGTGGACTACGACAGTGCCCGACACCATCTGGAGGCGTTGCAGAATGCCAAGAAGAAAGATGAAGCCAAGACTGccaag GCGGAGGAAGAGTTCAACAAAGCCCAGAGTGTGTTTGAAGACCTGAACCAGGAACTACTAGAGGAGCTGCCTGCTCTGTATCACAG TCGTATCGGCTGTTATGTGACCatcttccagaacatttccaacTTAAGGGATGTCTTATACAGGGAGATGAGCAAG CTGAACCACAGTCTCTACGAGGTGATGAGCAAACTGGAGAAGCAACATTCCAACAAAGTCTTTGTGGTGAAGGGAGTATCAAG CAGCAGCAGACGCTCTGTAGTCATCTCTTCCCCAGTTCGAACATCTGAAGTCTCCAGCCCTCCTACCTCACCTACCAGTCCTTCTGCGCTTTCTTTGAAGAATGAGACGGACTCCATCTCGGCAACTGAAGAAGAGCTGGCATCTGACCTGGCCCAGCAAGAAGATGATTCTGAGACTAAAGAGCccttaaaagacaaagaagtggaggaggaagagtctgaagcaagctcctcTGAGGAGGAAGAGCCTCTGCCAGCCTGCAATGGCcctgcccaggcccagccccctcccGCCATCGAGGGTGGCAAGTCCCAAGAGGAAGCTCTCCCTTGCTCCCTGTCTCCATCACCAGGCAGGCCCCTTATCCCTTCAGAACAGCCCGCATCTCCCCCCGAAGTGGTCCTCCGAACCCGCACCTCAAGTGAAGGGTCTGAACAACCAAAGAAGAGAGCCCCTGTCCAAAGGATCTCAGCACCTCCTAACAGGCCGCCTCCGCCCAGAGCCACTCCCAGCCCCAGGCACTCCTCGGGGAACATGCCCCCCAGCCCTCCAACCTCTGAACAGGGCTCGCCCACCAGTCCCAGGGCCTCCTTGGGGACCTCACCTGACCCCCAGCCACCAGAGAAGCCAGTGAGAACTCCTGaggccagagaaaaggaaagcatcGGCAATCTGAACCCAGAACTTTGTACTTCTTCTACCGAGATGTCCTCTGAG GTTTTTGCAGAGACTGACAAGGCAAAGGAGGTAGAAGACAAGGAAGAGAACAATAAGCCTGGCCTCGCTGACTCCCCCGAG AGCCAAGATCTCCAGCTTCACGTCTCTGCAGTTCTAGAAGAGAGCAAAGCCATGGCACCCGCGCCTCAAGAAGAG GCATCTACAGTACAAAATGACTAA
- the BIN2 gene encoding bridging integrator 2 isoform X3 — protein sequence MREVLQKLGKTVETKDERFEQSANNFYQQQAEGQKLYKDLKNFLSAVKVMHESSKRVSETLQEIYSSEWDGHEELKAIVGNNDLLWEDYEEKLADQAVRTMENYVAQFSEIKERIAKRGRKLVDYDSARHHLEALQNAKKKDEAKTAKAEEEFNKAQSVFEDLNQELLEELPALYHSRIGCYVTIFQNISNLRDVLYREMSKLNHSLYEVMSKLEKQHSNKVFVVKGVSSSSRRSVVISSPVRTSEVSSPPTSPTSPSALSLKNETDSISATEEELASDLAQQEDDSETKEPLKDKEVEEEESEASSSEEEEPLPACNGPAQAQPPPAIEGGKSQEEALPCSLSPSPGRPLIPSEQPASPPEVVLRTRTSSEGSEQPKKRAPVQRISAPPNRPPPPRATPSPRHSSGNMPPSPPTSEQGSPTSPRASLGTSPDPQPPEKPVRTPEAREKESIGNLNPELCTSSTEMSSEVFAETDKAKEVEDKEENNKPGLADSPESQDLQLHVSAVLEESKAMAPAPQEEASTVQND from the exons GTTCTGCAGAAGTTGGGGAAGACTGTGGAAACCAAAGATGAACGGTTTGAACAAAGTGCCAACAACTTCTACCAGCAGCAG GCAGAAGGCCAGAAGCTGTACAAGGACCTGAAGAACTTCCTCAGCGCTGTCAAAG TCATGCATGAAAGCTCGAAGAGAGTGTCAGAAACCCTGCAGGAGATCTACAGCAGTGAGTGGGACGGTCACGAAGAGCTGAAGGCCATCGTCGGG AACAATGATCTCCTTTGGGAAGACTATGAAGAGAAACTGGCTGACCAAGCAGTGAGAACCATGGAAAACTACGTGGCCCAGTTCAGCGAGATCAAG GAAAGAATTGCCAAGCGGGGTCGGAAACTTGTGGACTACGACAGTGCCCGACACCATCTGGAGGCGTTGCAGAATGCCAAGAAGAAAGATGAAGCCAAGACTGccaag GCGGAGGAAGAGTTCAACAAAGCCCAGAGTGTGTTTGAAGACCTGAACCAGGAACTACTAGAGGAGCTGCCTGCTCTGTATCACAG TCGTATCGGCTGTTATGTGACCatcttccagaacatttccaacTTAAGGGATGTCTTATACAGGGAGATGAGCAAG CTGAACCACAGTCTCTACGAGGTGATGAGCAAACTGGAGAAGCAACATTCCAACAAAGTCTTTGTGGTGAAGGGAGTATCAAG CAGCAGCAGACGCTCTGTAGTCATCTCTTCCCCAGTTCGAACATCTGAAGTCTCCAGCCCTCCTACCTCACCTACCAGTCCTTCTGCGCTTTCTTTGAAGAATGAGACGGACTCCATCTCGGCAACTGAAGAAGAGCTGGCATCTGACCTGGCCCAGCAAGAAGATGATTCTGAGACTAAAGAGCccttaaaagacaaagaagtggaggaggaagagtctgaagcaagctcctcTGAGGAGGAAGAGCCTCTGCCAGCCTGCAATGGCcctgcccaggcccagccccctcccGCCATCGAGGGTGGCAAGTCCCAAGAGGAAGCTCTCCCTTGCTCCCTGTCTCCATCACCAGGCAGGCCCCTTATCCCTTCAGAACAGCCCGCATCTCCCCCCGAAGTGGTCCTCCGAACCCGCACCTCAAGTGAAGGGTCTGAACAACCAAAGAAGAGAGCCCCTGTCCAAAGGATCTCAGCACCTCCTAACAGGCCGCCTCCGCCCAGAGCCACTCCCAGCCCCAGGCACTCCTCGGGGAACATGCCCCCCAGCCCTCCAACCTCTGAACAGGGCTCGCCCACCAGTCCCAGGGCCTCCTTGGGGACCTCACCTGACCCCCAGCCACCAGAGAAGCCAGTGAGAACTCCTGaggccagagaaaaggaaagcatcGGCAATCTGAACCCAGAACTTTGTACTTCTTCTACCGAGATGTCCTCTGAG GTTTTTGCAGAGACTGACAAGGCAAAGGAGGTAGAAGACAAGGAAGAGAACAATAAGCCTGGCCTCGCTGACTCCCCCGAG AGCCAAGATCTCCAGCTTCACGTCTCTGCAGTTCTAGAAGAGAGCAAAGCCATGGCACCCGCGCCTCAAGAAGAG GCATCTACAGTACAAAATGACTAA
- the BIN2 gene encoding bridging integrator 2 isoform X2 yields the protein MAEGKAGGAAGLFAKQVQKKFSRAQEKVLQKLGKTVETKDERFEQSANNFYQQQAEGQKLYKDLKNFLSAVKVMHESSKRVSETLQEIYSSEWDGHEELKAIVGNNDLLWEDYEEKLADQAVRTMENYVAQFSEIKERIAKRGRKLVDYDSARHHLEALQNAKKKDEAKTAKAEEEFNKAQSVFEDLNQELLEELPALYHSRIGCYVTIFQNISNLRDVLYREMSKLNHSLYEVMSKLEKQHSNKVFVVKGVSSSRRSVVISSPVRTSEVSSPPTSPTSPSALSLKNETDSISATEEELASDLAQQEDDSETKEPLKDKEVEEEESEASSSEEEEPLPACNGPAQAQPPPAIEGGKSQEEALPCSLSPSPGRPLIPSEQPASPPEVVLRTRTSSEGSEQPKKRAPVQRISAPPNRPPPPRATPSPRHSSGNMPPSPPTSEQGSPTSPRASLGTSPDPQPPEKPVRTPEAREKESIGNLNPELCTSSTEMSSEVFAETDKAKEVEDKEENNKPGLADSPESQDLQLHVSAVLEESKAMAPAPQEEASTVQND from the exons GTTCTGCAGAAGTTGGGGAAGACTGTGGAAACCAAAGATGAACGGTTTGAACAAAGTGCCAACAACTTCTACCAGCAGCAG GCAGAAGGCCAGAAGCTGTACAAGGACCTGAAGAACTTCCTCAGCGCTGTCAAAG TCATGCATGAAAGCTCGAAGAGAGTGTCAGAAACCCTGCAGGAGATCTACAGCAGTGAGTGGGACGGTCACGAAGAGCTGAAGGCCATCGTCGGG AACAATGATCTCCTTTGGGAAGACTATGAAGAGAAACTGGCTGACCAAGCAGTGAGAACCATGGAAAACTACGTGGCCCAGTTCAGCGAGATCAAG GAAAGAATTGCCAAGCGGGGTCGGAAACTTGTGGACTACGACAGTGCCCGACACCATCTGGAGGCGTTGCAGAATGCCAAGAAGAAAGATGAAGCCAAGACTGccaag GCGGAGGAAGAGTTCAACAAAGCCCAGAGTGTGTTTGAAGACCTGAACCAGGAACTACTAGAGGAGCTGCCTGCTCTGTATCACAG TCGTATCGGCTGTTATGTGACCatcttccagaacatttccaacTTAAGGGATGTCTTATACAGGGAGATGAGCAAG CTGAACCACAGTCTCTACGAGGTGATGAGCAAACTGGAGAAGCAACATTCCAACAAAGTCTTTGTGGTGAAGGGAGTATCAAG CAGCAGACGCTCTGTAGTCATCTCTTCCCCAGTTCGAACATCTGAAGTCTCCAGCCCTCCTACCTCACCTACCAGTCCTTCTGCGCTTTCTTTGAAGAATGAGACGGACTCCATCTCGGCAACTGAAGAAGAGCTGGCATCTGACCTGGCCCAGCAAGAAGATGATTCTGAGACTAAAGAGCccttaaaagacaaagaagtggaggaggaagagtctgaagcaagctcctcTGAGGAGGAAGAGCCTCTGCCAGCCTGCAATGGCcctgcccaggcccagccccctcccGCCATCGAGGGTGGCAAGTCCCAAGAGGAAGCTCTCCCTTGCTCCCTGTCTCCATCACCAGGCAGGCCCCTTATCCCTTCAGAACAGCCCGCATCTCCCCCCGAAGTGGTCCTCCGAACCCGCACCTCAAGTGAAGGGTCTGAACAACCAAAGAAGAGAGCCCCTGTCCAAAGGATCTCAGCACCTCCTAACAGGCCGCCTCCGCCCAGAGCCACTCCCAGCCCCAGGCACTCCTCGGGGAACATGCCCCCCAGCCCTCCAACCTCTGAACAGGGCTCGCCCACCAGTCCCAGGGCCTCCTTGGGGACCTCACCTGACCCCCAGCCACCAGAGAAGCCAGTGAGAACTCCTGaggccagagaaaaggaaagcatcGGCAATCTGAACCCAGAACTTTGTACTTCTTCTACCGAGATGTCCTCTGAG GTTTTTGCAGAGACTGACAAGGCAAAGGAGGTAGAAGACAAGGAAGAGAACAATAAGCCTGGCCTCGCTGACTCCCCCGAG AGCCAAGATCTCCAGCTTCACGTCTCTGCAGTTCTAGAAGAGAGCAAAGCCATGGCACCCGCGCCTCAAGAAGAG GCATCTACAGTACAAAATGACTAA